In Rhinolophus sinicus isolate RSC01 linkage group LG01, ASM3656204v1, whole genome shotgun sequence, the genomic stretch CCTGTAGCTTCTTGAGTCAACTCGGCATCCAGTCCCAGTTCTACAAGTCATTTTTAACATAATTCTGAAGTTTTTCCTGGATGATGAAAATAACAGCTAACTTTATTAAACATAGTGTGTGTGATTTGTTTTTCAATGCTGATTAAGGCGGTGACCATGCGGCAGCTGTTTGTCCCTAGTCTCTCAGCCCACAGGCAGGGTCGGGCAGCAGTCCCAGGGCCCAGCCGCCATCAGCTCAGTGGCCCCTCACGGTGAGGCTGCCCCTCGGGAGAACAGGGCCCCTCTCGCAGCAAGTGCACCAGGagtggccagtccagaaaaacaGCACAGGACAGCAGAGAAATTGGATATGGCTACGTTAAGATCAAGTGTGATACTCCACTCCTTTCCTGTCGCCTTTGTTTGCACGCAGGATACACCTGTGTGTTGGCAGCCCGGGGAGGGCTGAGAGGAAGAAGAGTGAAGTGAGATGAGCCATGAGCTGACCACTCTGGACGCTGATGAATTTGTAGGGCTTGGTTTTACTCTGCTCTTTACTTCtgtatagttttgcattttccaaaagaaaaaaatcgaaAAAGACTCCCTTTTTTATTCCTCCTTAAGGTTAAAATGTAAGCACTAGTTTTAAGACGCTCCAGAGTCCTGGGGCTCTGACTGTGGTTCCTACATGACTTGTCTTCAGCAAAGCAGACGCCCGCAGAGCTCTCAGTGAGGGAGAGCGAGCAAGCAGAGAGCCACCCGATTGTCCCAGGTCAGCCTGTGAAGTGCTGGACGCTGTGCCAGGGGCGTCCAGTCCTTGCTGCATGGTTTCCACCCTTACTACAAAATAGCTGCCATTTACCGAgagctgctgtgtgccaggccctgaacTGAGTACTCGTCACACATGACCTCATTTTGTCCTCACTGGAGGTGGGTGGTAGTGTCCCCATGGCACAGAGCAggaagctgaagctcagagaagttgtgTCATTTGTCTGGGCTCACACAGTAAGTGGATATGCACATCTGCGTCTCAGTGCAGGCCCCTTCTGCTCTGTCACTCTGGTCTTTCTGAGTGACAGTAAGACTCTGCACCCACAGTCCGTGGGTCCAGCTACGGGATGGCTGTGGGAATAGGCCGAGGAGTAACTTTAGAGTGTGCTCTGTGTTTTTATAGAAATGCCTTTATTTTGAGCATTAACTCCCTATGTTATGTATATTAATTgcatatatcacattaattgaacAAAGTTTCCCTAAGATATTGACTTATTTGTCTCTTTGAATGTAATTCCAAGATGAAAGCAAATCACCAAAATGACGTTTTCTTCTCCAACTTTTCCGTCTAGTACACCCTGCGCTGTGACATGAAACGGTCTCTCTTGGCCAAGGACTTAACAAAGACCTGCGAATTCATCGTTCACTCTGCCGTAAGCTACCTTGGGGGCCTGGTGCTAAATAATAGGGCCCGTCTGTGAGCTTTCACCCTGCGTCCCAGCTCGTGTTAGCCCGTACTTTCTCCTGGCTGCTCACAGACACGAAGCTCCCCGGTCGGAGACGAGGGACCTTATTCTGGCACGTCCAGCAGCATGAACATCAGCCTGGGCGTCACTCCCCTGGGCCCAGGGTCCCCCGGAGTGATGCCATGTGCCCCAATGACACTGAACCTGAGGTGGTGTGTGCCTCAGCTGGGAGCAGCAGCCGGGACCCACCTCTTAGCAGCAGCGAGCAAGCTTGCCTTTCATCCGGGAGGCGGTCACCTCACCCCTCAGGGCTGCCACGGCAAGCAGCTCAGAGACGGCCGCCCGGGGCAGGAATGGTCAGGCCTTACATTCTTGGCAGGCAGCGCACACACTCGGGGCCTCTCCTAACAGCCACTGCTAATATTTTGCAGTGACACAGTGTTCTTAAAAAGTTCCTTTCACGTGTCAACTTAGGGAATCGGgtttcccctcaccccccaaccAGGTGACTCCGCATGAATTTTCAGCGGGCGGGTGGCGGGGGTCCTCTGCTCCCCAACTGGTGCTATTCCTCGGTCACCATGCGGAAGCCAGCAGTGACTGGCAGCACCTGCCCTCAGTGTGACACATGGTGACAGACACTCCTGCCCACAGCCCTGGATTCCCCTGCGTGTGTCAGGCCTCGCCAGGTCCCGTCTCCCAGCAGCTCCCAGAGGCGGCTGCCATCCCAGGGCCTTCCCTGCCCTGTGCTCACGCTGGTTCCGGGCTGGTCCGGTCCCCCCTTTCCTGGGTCTGTAGTTGTCTGATTCCCTCCTTGAGCTGCGTCCTCACCCTGTGGCACATCTGGCTTCAGTTTGATTCCCAGCAGCTCAGGGACAGGAGTCAGCCAATGGGGGCTCCTGGAGGCACAAACAGTGGCGCCCGGACGTGGTGGCTGGCAGCGGTtccagggcacacacaacccccacCTGGGCTGCAGCCGGGCACCCACCCGGGATGACCCGGAACGGTGGCCCTGAGGGCCTCCAGCAAGTCTTCACCACGAGCCACAATAAACGGGGGCTTTTCCACAGCCACCTCGTGTTGCAGCTTAATTTTCGTGGAAAATTTGCAATTGCATTTCTTTTAcactattatgaaatgtccacgGGTACCTTAGTGATGATTAAGTAAAACTATAAGACAAATCTCTCATGAGTAAGATGGGCAAAATCACTACTATCCTTTATGGGCATCATTTTTGTGACTTTTTAGGAGCTCCAACATTTGTAGTTTCcctctttatacatttttaataatcacaGTGTTTAAGTGCCCTTTTTATTGATAAAACACATCacataaatttatgtaaaatgttaaaatacttcTTTATTGAAATTACGTTATTTAGATggatattttccctttttttcatcaAGTGTCTTCAAattgaagcaaaacaaaatttttaaaaatatagattatttCCTAAAAAAGAAGGCAAAGATGGTAAATGGCCTTTCTGAAAGGCTGCCTTCCATACAGCTCTGCCCCAGCTGTGGCTCCCGAGGGAGGAGGCCACATAACCACTGCTAATATTTTGCAGTCACACAATGTTCTTGAAAAATTCCTTTCAGGTATTTTCACATACATTCTTATGTCCTGAATAAAAAGGGCCTTCAACTTTGGGAAGAATGAGCCCAAATAAGCACCCTGCCCAGAGCTAGGTCAGCTCGTGACTGCAGAGCCCTCCCCCAGGTCCCCTAAGGGCTGGCGGCCCTGGCACAGAGGTCGGGCCTCTGCCTGCCCCCGGCCGTGTGTCAACAGGCCACCTTCGAGAATTGTGTTCTCTGTAGCTATTTCATGAGAAGGCCAAACCACACTGTCTTGACAAGTTAAATATTCCTTTCTGTTCTGTGAGGAAGAATATATTCACTAAAGAATATGGTCATGAACctattaataaaagaagaatattCCCTAGAATAAGCTTGAATAAGCTTTTGGTAAACCAGTAGACATGGCCAATTGGTCAGTGCCTTTCTCCACATGCTCTCCTGCCCCTCCGGGAGTCACTGGCGTTGGGGTCCTGGCTGCATTGATGGGTCCTTCAGCTCAGTAACGTGGAGATAATCACTTGTCATTAATCACGGTAACACAGTTATTTTACAGGAGCGATTCTTCCAGGTAGACAGGTGTACGGCTGAGTGGGTGACAGCATGGGtgctggagccagactgcccagGTTTGCATCTCGGCCCTGCCACTTGATTGAGCAAAGCATTGAAGCTCTCTTTGCTCACTGTCCTCATCCGTGAAGTGGGACCAGTGACAGTGATAGCAGTGATAGCACCCCATGAGGTCATCGTGTCTGTTGAGTGGCACAGTGCAGATACCCCAGTGTTAGCTCTGAGAGAGAAGTTTAAAATATCTCCCAGTAATCCTACTCTGTTTCTTAAGTCTAATTTTCAAATTCTGGCCCTGAAAGGGATCTTAGAGATTAAGAAGTTTatcccctcattttacagatgaagaaactgagtcatggGAGAACACAATAGTGTTTTCTGGTAGAACTGCGTTTAGAACCCAAGTGTCCTGCCTTTTAGTACCACATTCTTTCTGGTTCATTATGCTGCCCTTTGTTTCTCTAAAAAGGGAAGAAGTTTGATCTCTGAGCCCTCACCTCTAGCGACTGACTTTGGTTTTACCTCATGTTTTAGCCTCAGAAGGGGAAACTGACTCCGAGTCCCGTGGACTTCACTATTACACCTGAAACCTTGCAGAATGTCAAAGAGGTAACGTGTTCCCTACACCAAATGCCAGGCATATTTTCTTAGTAACTGGATCCCATGATGGACTGTTGCCTGATTGTTCTGTGTTTGGGTATCAAGAGGAAATTCCGCATTATTGTTGTACCCAAAATAATCTGTATTTcccattttgatttctttttaaactcagtaactacttagattttttttatcttctcccAGTTTTATTGCACTGTGGTCAGAGACCCTCTTCCCTGCCCCAGTCGCCACCACTACCTGTAGTGGTGGCCGCACcccctttatttctctttgctaGCCACCGCCTACGCTTGGCCACGTGGATGTGGCTTTTCTTCCTTGCTTGCATTCTGCTCTCTGGACCTCACTGGTCAGAGTCGGTCAAAATCAAGTTTGGGAGGACTGGGGCACATGAGTGACCTTGTGGGAGGACTGGGGTACACGAGTGACCTTGTGGGAGGACTGGGGCACACGAGTGACCTTGTGGGAGGACTGCGGCACACGAGGACCGTGGCCTCATCCCTCAGGAGCCACAGCTGGGGTAGGGCTGTATGGAAGGCAGCCTTTCTGAAAGTCCATTTACCATCTCTGCCTTCTGCAGTTTCTGGAAAGCACATAACCCCAATGGGCCAATAAGATTTTTCTCTCACAGGAATTTGAACCTTGATTGGAAGCATGTAGGGAAAGCAGGTGGGTCGAGATTGGCCCGGACTTGTACTGCTGAGACCTCCCCCTGCCCTGCTTCTTCCCCTAGCCTCCATTGTTCAGCCAGAAAATTATCTACTTGTATCCCACTTAGCCCCATTTTCTCTTAAGTTTTAGAATAAGTTTATATTTCTTGTTGAAATTGTCTGAAATGGAAGTTCAGCTTGtcatcagttttattttactcaGTGTTAAGCGTTTAGTGGCTTAGAAACCATTTCTTAATAGTTGCCTAAGATACCACAGTCACATTATTTATTTAGCCTTAACTGTTAAGTTTTACCACGGTCACTGCTCACTATTCtcacttgttttcttctttcttcaatttattttttgtttagcTGGAATACATCCTAGAGTCATTCTTTCAGAAAGGGTGAGGAGTAAACTTAAATCCTTATGTGTCTGAAAAATATCTTACTTTGCTCTCACTCATGAATCCTAGTCTAGGTAGAAAATTCTAGCTCTAATATAATTTGCCTTTAGAACTTTGAAACTAGCTTCCTAGTTTTCTAGAGCCCAGGATACTGATGACAATCTGATTCTCAAATTTGTGTGAGCTGATCTGTTTCTCCCCCTCTCTTACACCTTTACCCCCCCAAAACATCCAACATCTCCCCATCCGTAGTGctctaaaatttcaaaacacttgCCCAGGTTTGACTCTTCTTTTAGTCACTGCCTGGAATTTGGTGGCCTCTTTCATTCTGAAGACTGAACCTTCCTTCGGCCCTGTGAACTTCTCTGTCATTTCTTAGAGGCTCAGACTTCCAGCTCACTGATTTGCTCTTCAGTTAGTATTTAGCTCTTCTATCGAAATGCTTATTCAACAACAATGTGATTCATTTCTAAGCTCAGTTCCTTTTTCAGGATAGCCCCATGTTCTATTACAGATGCAGTGTCCTTCGTCTCTGTCTCCTATATTGATGCTGTTTCTTGGGGGGGTTGGTTTATAGAGTGTGTgcctctttttcttgcttttatttttctcagatgtTTGTTGATTCTTGGTCGtcagtttatatttataaatgaggatCTAAAATGTGTGGTCTTGTTCACTAGACTCTCTATCCTTAGCCCAAATGCCAGTCAGTTCTTCTGATTATAAACACACACTCTGACCAGAGGACCTTTGCTTCTGGTGTTGTCCTGGGGGGGTGGCATTCGACCCTCTGGGCTTTCCTTTAGGGTGTGCAGGTAGCTTGTCCTCTGCGTCTAGGGGCTCCTGTGCTGGGGCCATAAATGACTTGGGACACTTGCCCTGCCCCAGCCTGCTTTGGGAGTCTCCTTGGTGGGAAGTCCCCCTTGAGGGAAGCTGCAGTGCCAGCCTGGGGCAAGCGGTAACTCCGGAGGCCACATACAGCCAGTTTCACCACCCTCTGACACATTACCTGCGAGTGCCTTCCAACTGCCCCTTCCCTGGGCCCCCGCGTCTGATCTCATAGGTGCTGTGCCCAAGGCCTGCTGGGAACGCTGGCTCCCAGAGCTCCCTGCCAGCTGGGGGACGCAGTCCCCTTAACCCTTGTGACGTCACTGTCCATCCACTTGAGTCGCACAGAACTGCTTCACCGCAGTGGCCTCTGGGTGGCGTTCCCCGTAGCTCTGCTAGGATAGCGTGGTTTGTATTTGTATGTGTTAACATCACGTCAGTGGGAGGAGAGGTGATATGTAGCGAGTATCTTTAGCTGGACATTgagagtttcctttttcttcagttcCCTAAAAGAGTTTTAATGCAGACTGCTACtgcttcttatttttctaaacaaagagCTTCTTCTACTTCTAGTTATTTTTAGAACTGTCTTGATTTAAGAGTTTTTTAGAGCTCTCTGCCCTCGGGGCCACCGGATACAGAGCCCCCTAGCTGTCCGGTAGGCTGGCCACCGGACAGCCTGAGTGACCTCTGACACTTGAGATGAGGCTGGTCTGAACTGAAATGAGCTGTAGTATAAGGTTTGGATTTCAAGACTCAGTATGAAAAAGAGAatgtaaatacacatatttcttttaatatttattatatgtggaAGTGACAGTATTTTGGACATACTggttaattttacctgtttccttttacttttaaaaatgtggctactagaacaATGTAAATTACACCCGTGGTGCACATTTGTGGCTTGCATTGTCTCTTGGTTGGACAGTGGTGTTCTAAACTCTGAAGTAGCTTCAGTAACTGGGACGCAAAGGTCCATAGGCTTATAGCAGGCATTAAAGAACACTGTTCTCTTTAAGTTTCCTTGAAATAAATGTCTTgactttccaaaattttattatttggaacattttaaatttggttatctttttaaaatctcccttTTTTTGGTGACTGGTTATCCTTCTGTACTTCCTCAGACATTTTTATGTCACTTCCTTGGTAAGAAAGTGCTTTGCAATGTGATCTGGGCAGTTAGGGTGATTCTGAGACAGCCCCCCATTCTGTCCGGACAGCGCTGGGGACAGTGTATCTCTAGAGAGTGCTTGGAAGTTCAGTCTGCTAATTAAGTTGACAGAAGACGAAAGTATTATTGCACCTTCTCCTTGATGTTGTAAAACAGGGTGCCAGGAGCATTTATAAAACTTATCcaactttgttttcagtttttatttgtaCCAAAGTGACTACCAAGCAGATTCCCCTGGCACCTTCCAATcctgatgtttttgtttttgttttctttcagagagCCTTGCTCCCCAAATTTCTCATTAGAGGACATCTCAACTCGACCAACTGTGTCATCACACAGCCACTAACGGGAGAGCTGGTGGTGGAGAGTTCGGAGGCCGCCATCAAAAGCATAGAGCTGCAGCTGGTCCGCGTGGAGACCTGTGGTAGGGGCCCTGTGCGGGCTGGGGGCGGCGGTTAACACGCGTGGCAGCAGCAGCGTGAGAGCACGCCACTGGGTTCCCCTAAACGTGTGCCTGAGGACAGGGACAAGTGGAGGGCAGGGAACTCTCAAGGATCCTGCAGAGCAAACGGGAGAAGTGGGTGTGTGCGTCGCTGCTGACGGTCATATCACTAAGCATCTGTTGACCAGCTTGTTTGGACATTCGCTGTTTTGTGACCACtcgctctctttcttctccagggTGTGCAGAAGGGTATGCCCGCGATGCCACAGAGATTCAGAATATTCAGATCGCCGATGGGGATGTTTGTCGGAGCCTCTCAGTGCCCATATACATGGTCTTCCCCCGGCTGTTCACCTGCCCTACGCTGGAGACCACCAACTTCAAAGTGGGTAAGTGCGCTGGCTCTCAGCCTGCCCGGCCCAGTGGGGCTCCCCTGGGGAGGGCGTGGCCCTGCTGGAGAGGGCGTGGCCCTCAGAAAGGAACATACACACCTGTCTGCTGGGGCCAGGTGCAGCTCAGTGCACTCTTCCTTCAGTCACTCAAGGAAAGCTCATGAGAAGTCGGAGCAGAGGCTGTATAGTGCGCAGTCTCAGCTCTCAAGGAACTTTGTTGTCACCCCGGGAGACGGCAGTAACCATGTCAGTGTGGCCTAGGGCAGGTGACCATAAGCTCTGTGAATGAAACTGACACAGCAAGGGACCAGCCAGCGCTGTGCGTGGGAGGCCAGGTTGGTGCCTCTGATAGGCTGGCATTTGACAGAGACCCAAAATATGTGACAACCCCGTGTGAACGTTAATCATTGCGAAGCCTGGGTGTTTTGAGGACAACCTTGGCGACATGCCTGACGCTCCTTGGTAAATAGGTGTGGTGGTGGTTTGGGTAACTGCTTCTGCTGTCAGGCCTGCTTCCCTGAGAAATGGGAACTTAGTCTCTAGGTCAATCCATTTTATTAATGTCATATTCCCTCTAACTCCTTCAAGGTGTGTTATTTTTAATCCAGAGAgaatctttgttgttttcattagaCCATGGTATTACTTTAAACAATTCCAaacaatgtaatttaaaagttCAGTCAGTACAGTTTCATCACCAAAGTGCCTATGCTAGGGGGtgggctggttggcagagaagcagatgacgggttgcggattgtgtggctcctgcttcctgtgtctccagcccagccgccagcgagactatagtggtatgactcccctacctatggctccgtgggtgttcctttttggcctcaccatgtcctgcgttctggtgtggagagcgggagctgagaccccgcatgacaccttcCCTTTGTGAGTGCTGACCACAAGTGACTTCACATACACGGTCGGGCCTGACACCATCTTCCCACGGGAACCCACCCAGAGTTTAGGGGCCTGGGCGGGATGGCAGCTGCTCTTCTGCGTGCCCTCTGCCATGAGGAAAGCCAGCGCCAGCTCCCTGACATGGGCCTCGCATGTGCACAGGCGTCCTCACTGTCCcgtccactccagccacactgtgCTACTCTGGGACAGCATGTGGCTGAGGGATGGTGCAAGTgggtggggacaggaaggggacATTCTTGTGCTGTGACTATTCCCAAGTCAGGGAAGAAGTGAGATGCCACTGCTGGTGCATGGCTCATCGTGGATGATgcttggggaaggtgaacagccGCACACGGGACACTGTCCTCGGGACTCCAGGCTCCGGTGGGGCCCTGGACGAGGTGACCCCAAACCCCTGCACTAGCTGAGCTTCTGCGGGGCGGCTGGGCCATCTCCCCTCAGCCCACCTTGcttctctgcccccacacagcccCTTCCTACCTCCCCCTTCACACGAGCTGGGGACGGAGGGCTTTCCCCAGGAGCCTCCGGCTCACACACCCCTTCTGCTGTCAGCAAGGCTCACGTGTAGCAGCTAAAGAGCTGATGAGAAAGAATCCTGTTTGCTGAAAGGGCAAAGACGAATGTTTGAACAGGTGTTTCAGGTAAATTAACAATATCCAAAGGAACAACAGTTATACGGGAAGCTTTTCTGAACATTGTTTCTCACTTGGGGAGGGGATCCATGTCCCCAAACAGCTGCAGGCCAGTTTGGAGTCTGCTATTCTGCTAAGGTAATAATAAAGCACAAGAGTGTAAGTGAACTGAAAGGATTTTAGAAGATTCTCTCTAGTAAAGACAAAAGACAAGGCAAGTGTGGTTGGGAAGCTGATGCCTTACTGTTCCGAGGAGAGAAGACGACAGTAAGTGCCCCACAGGCATCAGACGGCAGTGGAGCCGTCCTCACGGTTCTCCTGGACGCGTAGGGTGACGGATGTACCACATGAGGACAGAAATCCCCGTGGGCCCCGGGCTCTCGCACGGGTCAGAGCTTGCTGGGCCCGCAGTGGGGTTGGCATTTGGTCTCCACTGCGCAGGACAGGTGAGCATAAAGCCTGTCCTTTCTCTTCTCAGAATTTGAGGTTAATATTGTCGTGCTTCTTCATGGCGACCACCTCATCACGGAGAACTTCCCGCTGAAGCTCTGCAGGATGTAGCTGGCAGAGGGAGCATGGACCCGCGGGCCCCGGGTGGAGACGCAGCCGGGACCACCTCCACGAGAGCAGGAGCAGAAGCACAGACGGTGTTCTTAATGACTCTGTATCAGAGAATGGATCACTGCTTCCTTATTTCCTTGAGGCTTCTGCTTCCAGTGGGCACCTCTAGTCAGaccttttctttgaaattcatcaggatttttaatgttattggCAGGATCATTTCCCAAAAGGCAGAATTCCCTACGATTCCTGACTTTCCTGCTGCTTTGTAGGGGCAGAGGACAGTTGTAATGGCAGTTTGAGCTTTGCTGGAAAGCGGGGTCCTGGGGACAGAGGAAGCCCTCCTTGCTTGGCTAATGGATGTGGCCGGGACCCCACTAGTAGAGCGACTGCCGGACGGTGACAGGCGTGGGCCACAGGCGTGCTCCTTGGTTATGCAGATGTTTGCAGACACCCTCCAAGGAGGAGTGCAAAGCAGCCCCCACTGGAAAcatgtagcatttttttccagtctgttctGTAGTTCTTTTCCAACATTTTGCACGATAACTTTACAACTTGTAGGGAACTGGAAAAGTGTTCCTTGCTCCCATAGGAGGGGACTTAGTGACAACGGCGGGTGCGGGAGTGTTTCTGAAGTCTCAGGCTGTGGGGTAAAGTTGCCTGCAGCCGTGTTCCCGGCATACCTGTAAATGCATGCCTGGGTGGGTTCAAAGTGGCAAGAGACCTGTGCCCGGGCAGTAGGTGAAGACCTGTGTACACTGGTGGTGCCAGGGCAGTGCCCTGGGCTGGGTGAAGCTCGCCTCCCTCCGACCCACCTGAGGGCCCTGTGTTCAAGCCAGGGGTTCTGGGCCTGAAGCCATTTTGTCTTTGGTCCCCCTTTGTGGTTCGTGGTGAGCCTGTTACAACCCATTTCTTCTTCCAATCCTGCCATTGTCTCTGTCGGTCCACAATTAACGGGGCCTCAGAAATAAGCCCTGTGTTTGCACGCCACCTGGCTTTCGCTGCCTGGGCAGGCTCCAGCAAGGCGGGGTCAGGCTGACAGCCCCAGCTGTGCCACCATCGTCCCGGGTCGGCATCAGGTGACGTGAGGCTGAGGGCAAGTGACCCTGACTCCCACAGCTTCACCAGGGCAAGTGGCACAACTGACTGAGTCAGTTAAAGGTGGTTCCCACAGAATCCATTTCTGGTTTGTGAACCTCCTGTTATGCtcacatgaaataaataatggcGTGTCTTTGATGATGTGCTTAAAGCAGCAGCCACAGAGGTCATACTTTCTGGGAAGTTTCAAAGGTAGAAATCACTTTTAATATAGAAGCTCAATGAGAATTTTGAGAAATGGTTTGGGATGTGTACTGCTCCGTAATTTCTTCAGTAaacccattttataaatatgatgTGTGTACCCGCCATGGGGAGATGTCCCCAGTAAAACGGGAATGCCCTGGGCCCCCGCCCAGCAGGCAGGATTCTGGCTTGGTGAGGTGTTTCATATCCAAACCCAGCCAGTCCCTCTAGCGCTTTCCATGTAACAGAAAACAGACTCTGCAGGTTTTAAGTACTTTGAAGAGTGTAAAGACATAATTTCCTCCTGCTTCTTCAAGACTGTCCTCAGGTTTTGGGGAGCAGCTGCTTGACCAAGACCAAGGGTACAGATAACACCGAAACATTGGGTTTGCCTGTGGTCTGCATTAACTGTCATTTCCCCCAAAGAGGCCTGTGTTTGGGTCCCCTGACAACATGCTGCGGCAGGAGGCAGAGCGTCAGAGCCTGTGGGGGAGCAGCTCCAGAGGAAAGGATTACTGAGAGGCAGGGTTTGCTCAGCAAGGGCCCGCGAGGTGGGGTGTCACTCCCTTTCTCAGGGGACACTGTCTCCTACCTTGGTCAAGGAATAGAGATTCAAGACCACAACCTCTGGGTTTTAAGTGATAGGAATGGGACAAGCTCTTCCGTCTCCCATGAGCAGCCACTGATCGGGCCACCTGGGGGAGGCTGGGCCAGCAGCCCAGACATACATATGGCCTCCAGATACACTAAGGAAACGGTGCGCTCAAAATTAGTAGTGGAAAAGAGCAGaaaaatcaaacattaaaaaatagtttttggtggacaggtggctcacttggttagagcttCAGCTGTGGGCAAGGGaactgccggttcaattcccacatgggccagcgagctgcgccctccgcaactagaatgaagtcgatgagctgccactcagctcccggatggctcggttggagcgtgtcccctcaaccccaaggttgccggttggactcctcgactcccacaagggatggtgggttgcgccccctacaactaacaacggcaacaaCCGGGAGCTAaactgccccctccacaactaagattgaaaggacaacaacttaacttggaaaaagtcctgttccccttcccaataaaatcttaaaaaaaaaaatagtttcaacaTCAGTATGCAttaaaaaacccaattaaaagtccaatttataaaatgatcaaatttaaGAAATGAGTACTTCCTAAAATTTTCACCACCGTGCTCCTTTATATCTTACAGAAAGTACATATTGTTTTAATCCTTGGAGAATTTTCAACAATCATATATTCTTGCCACAAATAAAACCTCAAAATTTTAACAAGTAGAAATTGTCCAAGCTACGTTACTTTCCCATACTgcaataaaattacaaattaatatcAAAAGAAGGGTCAAATTCCATGTAAGCACTTGTAAAACATGTAACATTCTtcaaagaggaaatgaggaaacCAAACCTTCATTTACAGACCCTTTTAACTTAATGAAAATGAGCATACTGTGTAGCCAGAGCTTTGCATTATGGCCAGTGCTGCAGTCAGAGCAAAATTCATAGCCTTAAATATTCTTCACCAGAGAGAACGAAAACTAAGGAGTTAGGCATTCAAATTAAATgtctagaaaaacaagaacaaaattaagagaaagaatAATGACAATAGCAGGAATTAACTTATATGAAAGCAGAAACACTATTTATAGGAAAACTTACAAATTTATAAGCCCATGAGTTGGTACTTTGAAAAGACTAATTCAATTGGCAGatctttaacaaaacaaaacaaaacacaaaaagaaatatgtaacTCTAGGTACAACCTCAGATTAAAAGGAGCCCATAAGAATGATAATATTACAGTATGTACCTTTCTTGCTAATAAATTTGCAAACTTCAATAAAATGCAAAGTAACTTCAGAAAAGGTAGCTTACCCAAATAAA encodes the following:
- the VPS26C gene encoding vacuolar protein sorting-associated protein 26C isoform X1, whose amino-acid sequence is MGTSLDIKIKRANKVYHSGEMLSGVVVISGKDSTQHQGVTLTVEGTVNLQLSAKSVGVFEAFYNSVKPIQIINSTIEMVKPGKFPSGKTEIPFEFPLHVKGNKVLYETYHGVFVNIQYTLRCDMKRSLLAKDLTKTCEFIVHSAPQKGKLTPSPVDFTITPETLQNVKERALLPKFLIRGHLNSTNCVITQPLTGELVVESSEAAIKSIELQLVRVETCGCAEGYARDATEIQNIQIADGDVCRSLSVPIYMVFPRLFTCPTLETTNFKVEFEVNIVVLLHGDHLITENFPLKLCRM
- the VPS26C gene encoding vacuolar protein sorting-associated protein 26C isoform X2, giving the protein MGTSLDIKIKRANKVYHSGEMLSGVVVISGKDSTQHQGVTLTVEGTVNLQLSAKSVGVFEAFYNSVKPIQIINSTIEMVKPGKFPSGKTEIPFEFPLHVKGNKVLYETYHGVFVNIQYTLRCDMKRSLLAKDLTKTCEFIVHSARALLPKFLIRGHLNSTNCVITQPLTGELVVESSEAAIKSIELQLVRVETCGCAEGYARDATEIQNIQIADGDVCRSLSVPIYMVFPRLFTCPTLETTNFKVEFEVNIVVLLHGDHLITENFPLKLCRM